A window of the Narcine bancroftii isolate sNarBan1 chromosome 4, sNarBan1.hap1, whole genome shotgun sequence genome harbors these coding sequences:
- the zswim2 gene encoding E3 ubiquitin-protein ligase ZSWIM2, producing the protein MSRAAPLRRTVTDLVIRSQDQALNTTIYILRELGPVGFLLKEEGKAKCFKVNIGNPHNCSCSTFLKENDICKHICWILLKKFRLPRDHECAFQLGLVDREIEILLNNLHADKTPQLPNGNFKIKQNFGEAVGGVLQKEINPEDVCPICQEELLKKKQPVTYCRYTCGNSVHIKCMKIWVEHQIKTENGTTIKCPLCREEFAPLSLLQEEFRNSAKFTMATERERLDRHLGIPCNKCEICPIQGKCYRCLSCPDFHLCQECFPCLSHLQHEFTFREKRNQCWKPLKQVANVPLPLAVINDLMNREIVATDHDLLLQLDRNKSSTVPGHVVQALPMLIVKERSKLLVPGQQCRVCLKAFKLRQEVRCLPCHHKFHKECIDHWLLHECNSCPVDGQVIYNPLTWKEGPSRSKKKMTITSSEQSRPLIQMDQPQLLLPVTGYNCSLEKTGSNQLRGQQKQDHFQRAHGNLKAVGFTEDFTVNGLSYFHLNSIKSETSFSAGHSISAGIPQEPSFQIILPDILDVRNKNNFIQVAVKSKHTNSRQIKKREIGINRIHSTDSNNAPLMQTNSSANSELIPPQMILHLEVCPLDNSNARKIQSSGFKGDIIKQGRVPSRRMKCPPVNSAAEKVTLAMEGISVRFAHC; encoded by the exons GTAAATATAGGAAATCCTCACAATTGCAGCTGTTCCACATTTCTCAAAGAAAATGACATCTGTAAACATATCTGCTG GATTTTGTTGAAGAAGTTCAGGCTACCACGTGATCATGAAT GTGCCTTCCAACTTGGCCTTGTGGACCGAGAAATTGAAATACTACTGAATAATCTCCACGCAGATAAAACACCACAACTTCCTAATGGAAATTTTAAGATTAAGCAAAATTTTGGAGAAGCAGTTGGAGGAGTGCTTCAGAAGGAAATTAATCCTGAGGATGTCTGTCCGATTTGCCAGGAAGagttattgaaaaagaaacaacCTGTGACGTATTGCAG ATACACCTGTGGTAACAGTGTCCATATCAAATGCATGAAAATTTGGGTGGAACACCAAATCAAGACTGAGAATGGAACTACTATTAAGTGCCCACTGTGCAGGGAGGAGTTTGCACCTCTGAGTCTCCTTCAGGAAGAATTCAGAAACTCTGCCAAATTTACCATGGCCACAGAAAGAGAAAGACTTGACAGACACCTTGGAATCCCTTGTAATAAATGTGAGATTTGTCCAATTCAGGGCAAATGCTACAG ATGTTTGAGCTGTCCTGATTTTCACCTTTGTCAAGAGTGCTTTCCATGTCTGAGCCACCTTCAACATGAGTTCACTTTTCGGGAG AAGAGAAATCAGTGCTGGAAACCACTAAAGCAGGTGGCAAATGTACCTTTGCCCCTAGCAGTTATCAATGATCTAATGAATAGGGAGATTGTTGCCACTGATCATGATCTACTTCTGCAGTTGGACAG AAATAAATCTAGCACTGTGCCTGGACATGTAGTACAGGCTTTGCCCATGTTAATAGTGAAAGAGCGAAGCAAACTGCTTGTGCCTGGTCAACAGTGCAGAGTCTGTCTAAAAGCATTCAAATTAAGGCAAGAAGTTCGATGTTTACCATGTCACCACAAG TTTCATAAAGAATGCATTGACCATTGGTTATTGCATGAGTGCAATTCTTGCCCAGTTGATGGGCAAGTGATCTATAATCCATTAACCTGGAAAGAAGGGCCAAGCAGAAGCAAAAAGAAAATGACAATTACCAGTTCAGAACAATCCAGGCCTCTAATCCAAATGGATCAACCTCAGCTTCTTCTTCCAGTGACTGGTTATAACTGTTCGCTGGAGAAAACAGGCAGCAATCAACTCCGTGGCCAGCAAAAGCAAGATCACTTTCAAAGAGCACATGGGAATCTGAAAGCAGTTGGTTTCACAGAGGATTTCACTGTGAATGGCTTGAGTTACTTTCATTTAAATAGTATAAAAAGTGAAACCAGTTTTTCGGCTGGACATTCAATATCTGCAGGGATACCTCAGGAACCTTCTTTCCAAATTATTTTACCTGATATACTTGatgtaagaaataaaaataatttcattCAGGTTGCTGTGAAATCAAAGCATACTAACAGTAGACAAATAAAAAAGAGGGAGATTGGCATTAATAGGATTCATAGTACTGATTCAAACAATGCTCCTTTAATGCAAACAAACAGCAGTGCCAATTCAGAATTAATACCTCCGCAAATGATTCTACACCTGGAAGTTTGTCCTCTTGACAACAGCAACGCACGGAAGATCCAAAGTAGTGGGTTTAAAGGTGACATCATAAAACAAGGCAGAGTCCCTTCAAGAAGAATGAAATGTCCTCCTGTGAATTCGGCAGCTGAAAAGGTGACCCTTGCTATGGAGGGAATCTCAGTGAGATTCGCTCATTGTTAA